The nucleotide sequence CCTCCACGTTCATCGTCCCGGCGGCGTACCACGGCAAGGTCGGCGAGAAGCACTACAAAACCGCGCCGATCGGCACCGGCGCCTTCCGGCTGAAGGAGTGGATCCCCGCCGGACACACCACCGTCGCGGCTTTCGACCAGCACTTCCGCGGCCGGCCGAATCTCGACTTCTTCCGGGTGGATATCGTCCCCGAGCCGTCGGTGCGCGCGATCGGGCTGCAGACCGGCGCCTCGGACTCGGCGGTATGGCCGCTCTTGACCGAAGACAACCTGCGGTTTGCCAAAGACGCACACTTCACGACGTTCGTGACCATCACGACGGGCGTCAATCACTTCCCGATCAACAACAAGCTGCCGATGTTCGCGGACAAGCGCGTGCGTCAGGCGATGATGTACGCCATCAACCGGCAGCAGTTGATCGACGACGTCTTCAAGGGGACGGCGGTCATCGCCACCTCGCACCTGTCGCCGGCGTTCAAGACGTACTACGAGCCGAACGTCGTCAAGTATCCGTACGACGTCGCCAAGGCCAAGGGGCTGCTCGACGAGGCGGGCTGGAAGCCCGGGCCGGACGGCATCCGTCAGAAGGGCGGCCAGCGGTTGTCCTTCACGTGCACCACCATCACCGGCGATCAGGCCCGCCGCCCGGAAGCTGAGATCGCCCAGCAGCACCTCAAGGCGGCCGGCATCGAAATGAAGCTCGCGGAGGCGCCGGTCGCGACGATCACGGACAAAATGCACAAAGGCGAGATGGACGCGTCCCTCTTCAACTGGACCTACGGCGGCAGCCTCGGCGACCCCGATCCCTCCGTGACCCTGCGCACGAACGGCGGCAACAACTGGTCGCACTACTCGAACCCCAAGGTGGACAGCCTGATCGACGCCGGCCTAGCGGAGCCCGATCCCAAGAAGCGCCGGCCGATCTACAGCGAGATCCAGAAGATCGTGGCCGAGGACGCCCCCTTCATTTACGCCATGTACTGGAATTGGTACACGATCTTCGCGCCGCGCGTCAAGGGACTGCCGAAAACGGCGTTCAACGGCCCCCAGCTCTACCGCAAGGCCTACCAGTGGTCGCTCGGGTGACGTCGCACAACCGCCGGCCGGTCTAGGCGCACGCCGCCGGACACGGTCTGAGCCAAGGCGGCGCGGCCGATGTGGCGTTACGTACTCACCCGGCTGCTCCAGGGCGTGGCGGTGGTCTTTCTCGTCGCCACCGTCACGTTCGTGATCCTCCACCTCACCCCGGGCAACCCGGTCGACATCCTGGTCGGCGAAGCCGAGGTCAGCCGCGCCCAGGTCGCTGCGATCGAGCATCTGTGGGGATTCGATCGCCCGCTGTACGTCCAGTACGTGACCTGGCTCGGGAACATGGCCCGCGGCAATTTCGGGGAGTCGGTGATCCGCACCGGCGTGCCGGTAGGCACGATGCTGGCGCAGGCCGCCCCGGTGACGCTCACGCTGAACGTCGCCGCCTTTCTGACCTCGATCGCGATCGCGGTGCCGGTGGGGATCCTGGCCGGCGTCCGGCGCTACTCCGTGTTCGATTACGTCGGGACCGTGGGGGCCACGCTCGGTGTGGCGCTCCCGAGCTTCTGGATCTCGCTCATGGCGATCATCCTCTTCGCGGTGCAGCTGCGCTGGCTGCCGCCGTTCGGCCTGTCGTCCTGGACGGGCTACGTGCTGCCGGTCGCCGTGCTGGCCACGGAGCAGACCGCGGTCATCGCGCGGCTCATGCGCGGGTCGGTGGCCGCGGTCCTCCACCAGGACTACGTCCGCACCGGACGCGCCAAGGGACTGGCCGAACCGGCGGTGGTGCTGCGCCACGCGGTGCGAAACGCGCTGCTGCCGGTGATCACCGTGCTGGGGTACCG is from bacterium and encodes:
- a CDS encoding ABC transporter permease, with the protein product MWRYVLTRLLQGVAVVFLVATVTFVILHLTPGNPVDILVGEAEVSRAQVAAIEHLWGFDRPLYVQYVTWLGNMARGNFGESVIRTGVPVGTMLAQAAPVTLTLNVAAFLTSIAIAVPVGILAGVRRYSVFDYVGTVGATLGVALPSFWISLMAIILFAVQLRWLPPFGLSSWTGYVLPVAVLATEQTAVIARLMRGSVAAVLHQDYVRTGRAKGLAEPAVVLRHAVRNALLPVITVLGYRMAFLLSGTIIVETVFALPGIGRLLTDSVYHLDYQVVQVIALLLAVIVVAANIATDLVYALVDPRIRIG
- a CDS encoding ABC transporter substrate-binding protein, whose product is MSHGGKAGSTTRREFLTRAAATALTAAAGGFRPAAASAAARRGGTMVVTGHQEISSLSPDDAGPTVIWSAVTQIHNALLELDENFSFVPTLAQSYTAAPDGMSYTFKLLKGVRFHDGTEFTADDVKYTYEWYMNPANHAINANNFEGVDAVQAPDKYTIRVKMKRPNAAFLAKGASTFIVPAAYHGKVGEKHYKTAPIGTGAFRLKEWIPAGHTTVAAFDQHFRGRPNLDFFRVDIVPEPSVRAIGLQTGASDSAVWPLLTEDNLRFAKDAHFTTFVTITTGVNHFPINNKLPMFADKRVRQAMMYAINRQQLIDDVFKGTAVIATSHLSPAFKTYYEPNVVKYPYDVAKAKGLLDEAGWKPGPDGIRQKGGQRLSFTCTTITGDQARRPEAEIAQQHLKAAGIEMKLAEAPVATITDKMHKGEMDASLFNWTYGGSLGDPDPSVTLRTNGGNNWSHYSNPKVDSLIDAGLAEPDPKKRRPIYSEIQKIVAEDAPFIYAMYWNWYTIFAPRVKGLPKTAFNGPQLYRKAYQWSLG